In Papaver somniferum cultivar HN1 chromosome 1, ASM357369v1, whole genome shotgun sequence, a genomic segment contains:
- the LOC113350650 gene encoding uncharacterized protein LOC113350650 produces MDPIRPEFELLDSAGLEYHRWVADVETTFVAKDFTSTIKPSADAAPATEKDKANALMFLKRHIDPNLRWGYHHLKTPKELWDALDSRFGNIHDSLIPQLNVLWNEIRFLDYVKVNDFQKYTLQIQAHNKRITTFSRLVNLLQVAERHNEILINNNARDVGKKKIPESNHDKVNKGKGPQRKRDRHSNSHPHDPYPRGDNTSRGRGRKGHNRGRGRNGHSHVWHREGTSGHSGSDPKFEKTLRIPPLKRMQMEMRLVLSVDSPDIGTSIARLAPM; encoded by the exons ATGGACCCAATTCGACCAGAATTCGAACTTTTGGACTCAGCAGGACTTGAGTACCACCGTTGGGTAGCAGATGTGGAAACTACCTTTGTGGCAAAGGACTTCACCTCCACTATCAAGCCATCTGCCGACGCTGCTCCCGCAActgagaaagacaaagctaatgcTCTTATGTTCCTCAAGAGGCATATCGATCCTAACCTGCGTTGGGGTTATCATCACTTGAAGACACCAAAAGAGCTATGGGATGCTCTCGATAGCCGTTTTGGGAATATTCATGATTCCCTAATACCACAATTGAACGTTTTGTGGAACGAAATCCGCTTTCTCGATTATGTAAAAGTGAATGATTTCCAAAAATACACGCTACAAATTCAGGCAC ATAACAAAAGAATCACCACATTCAGTAGGTTGGTAAACTTACTGCAAGTGGCCGAAAGGCACAATGAGATTCTTATTAACAACAATGCCAGAGATGTCGGGAAAAAGAAAATTCCCGAATCTAACCATGACAAAGTCAATAAAGGGAAGGGCCCCCAACGAAAGAGGGATCGACATTCTAATTCACATCCCCATGATCCATACCCACGTGGAGATAACACCTCTCGTGGAAGAGGACGTAAGGGACATAATCGAGGTCGAGGGAGAAATGGTCATTCTCATGTTTGGCATAGAGAAGGAACTTCTGGCCATAGTGGCAGTGATCCTAAGTTCGAGAAAACCCTACGAATCCCGCCACTAAAAAGGATGCAGATGGAAATGCGCCTTGTTTTAAGTGTGGATTCACCGGACATTGGTACAAGCATTGCAAGGCTAGCGCCAATGTAG